The Halotia branconii CENA392 region CCACTCATTTAATTCACTTTAATGGTCAACATCTTTTGCAGTTATATACAAATGATTCCATTAGTTAAGAGCTAGTATAGCGATCGCCTGTAACAAATCGCTAACTAATTCTTTTACTTGCTCTTATCTTCTTCGCCACCAAATAACAGCCGCTGTTACTAACCCTATTAAAGGTAAAAACAACAGAGATGACAATGTTAAAAAACTAGCTTGGACGTTTGTCAAATTGATCCGACGGTTATTCGGCTCTTTGGGACGAATTGAAAGGAGTTGTTGATTTTGTTGACTCAGCCAAGTAACAGAGTTGAGGAAAACATCTCCATTTAGTTGCTGTTGAAACAAGCCATTAGTGGCGAAATCAGAATTTCCTAAGACTACTAAGCGCGCCTCGGTAGCAGGTTGTTCAGATTTCTCTTCAGTTGGGGGAGTAGGACTAGTTTGAGCTTCAGGTGTCGGTGATGGTAATGGTGAGGTCGTAGGAGTAGGACTAGCTTGACCTTCGCTTGTTGGTGATGGTGACGGTGAAGTTGTAAGAGTAGGAATACTTTGAGCTTTAGCTGATAGTTTTTTGTCCAAAGCCACACCCAAGGTTAAAGGGCCTTTGAGATCTTGATCAGAATTAAACTCTAACTTTTCACTTTGGAGGTCACTTTCAGCCCAGCTGTTGGGATAGGGTTTAGTTCGCAGCAAAGGAGTAGCTTCGATACCAGCCACTGGAGTAATTTCTAAAGGTCTAGCTAACCGATAAAAAGAAATGCCTTGACCAAAATCTTTAGTAATTGGATGTTGTCCGTAGTCTGTGATGATGGGAGCAGCAGGGCCAAGTCCGACACCAGCGCCAGAGACATCTACGGCTAAACGATTGTCCAGACGCACACCCCACTCTTGTAACAAGTTGTTCAATTTGGGGTCAGTATTTGGATCAATCATTAGCAATACATTACCACCGCCATCAAGATAATTTTGCAAAGCTTTAACTTCGGCATCAAAAAGTTCTCGTTTGGGGCCAGCTACTACCACCACAGCAGCATCTTCGGGAACTTTAGGATTTTCTGTTAAATTCAGGGGTGATGTAGTGTAGTTTTTATCGCTTAAACCCTGAGTAGCTTGTGATATTCCACCTTCACCTGTGGAAATGGGATGTTCGCCATGACCTTGGAGAAAATAAACTTTTGCAGTAGTTGAAGTAGTAATTTGTTGCAATCGATTTGTTAATCTGACTTCTGATAAACGTTCATTCTCATTTACTGTTTGGACTAACTGGCGTTTATCTCCAGATTCGAGGTAAACTTCGCCATAATCTTTAACACCAAATTTTTCTGCTAATCCTGGTCTAGCTTGTGGGTCAACATATTCAAATCGAAAGTTAGAACTTTGCCGTTGATAATTTTCGAGCAATTCCTGATCTTGAGAGTTACGATTTACATCAAATATCCATATTTTTACGGGCTGTTGTAAGCCACGTACCAATTCCTGCGATTGGGGAGCAAGAGTAAATAACTGAGCTTCTGTTAAGTCTGCTCGTAGATGATAGCGAGTTCCTAAAAAGTTAATTAATCCTAAAATTACTAATACAGCCAGGATGGCAACTAAAGCATTAGTCCCAGCTTGAGTAGAACGACTTTTCCACCAATTACTTTTTTGGCTTTGCCACAATAACCACAACCCGCTGATGACAATTCCCGCAATCAGAAATGCTAAGGAAATTGCTCCCCAATTCCCAGAAACTAAACCAGATGTTAAACCTACAACAAATAGGAACGGGCCGAATAAAAATAGATATTGCCAAATTTTTTTTCTTTTGATGGTCTTCATGTTATTAAGTCAGGAAGCAGGGGAGCAGTGTTTCGACTACGCTCAACAACCACGGCATGGGAGGCAGGGGGAAAAGGACAAGGGGCAGGGAGCAGGGGAGAAGAGGAAAGAGTGTTAACCACAAATGAATAAGTGCGAAGTAGTTTCAAACTCCCCCTTGCACCCCGCGCCCCGAAGTTGCTCCACTTGGGGAGACCCCAAGACCGCACTTCTCTTCTGTCTCAATTCCTCCTTTTCATGCCCCATGCCCTTTTAATAATTACTGACGTTGAAAGCGTAGTGCATCTATTGATTGGGCTGTGAGAAAGATGCCCAAAAAAATGTAACTGGCAAATAAAATTAAGGCGCTTGTATCAAAAATCCCTTGGATGAGGGTGTTGTAATGTTTCAATAATGATAAATGACTTAAGGCTGCTCCTACTGGGCCACCAATACTTTTAGCGATTAAATCAACAAATAACAGCAATAAAACTAACGCAAAAGTCAAAACAGCAGACAAAATTGTACTTTCTGTTAAAGAGGAAATAAACATTCCTAAAGATAAAATTGCCGCTGCTAACAAAATTAGTCCCAAGTTACCCAGTAAAGGAATTAAGGGTGACATTGGCGGATTTGAGCCGCTAATAGCGATCGCTTCAAATAATAGCAAAGGCAAAACCATTGTGGTAAAAAATGTTAACACTCCTAATAATTTCCCCACTGCTACTGCCCAGTTAGTGACTGGTGAGGTGGCTAAAAGTTCCAATGTGCCGCGCTTGCGTTCTTCGGCGTACAATCCCATTGAAAGAATAGGCAAGATAAACAACAATAGCCAACCCATGCGATCTAAAAATGCCCGGATAAATTCGTAAGGCACATCTATCGGTGGTACAGGTACTCCTAGTTGTTGTCCCTGTAAATCTATGGCTGTAACTGCTGCCAAAATTCCATCTGGCCCCAGCAAAATCATTACAAAGAATAAGCCGGCAATGAACCAAAACACGCCAGCGATCGCATAAGCTAAGGGCGAGGTAAAATAACTCTGTAATTCTCGGCGATAAATGGCAATAATATTACTCAGTACTATACCCATTTATGCGGCTTCTCCTTCGTTGGCTGTTGAATCTACTTCAGGATCAAATTGTTTTTCTTCTCTAGTCAGTTGCAAGAATACATCTTCTAGGGTAGCGCTGACACGCCGCATTTCATATAAACCAAATTCTGCACGCACTAAAGCTGCGGCAATATCTTGTCCTGGTTCCCGTCCAGGTTGCGATATGACTCGTAAATAAGCACGGTTATCTTGAGGTGTGAAATGACTATGCGCTCCGGCGGTAGGAATTGATTCTACTAAACTTACTCCCGCGACATTCTGTAATACTTGTTTGGCTAAATTAGCTGATCCGGCAATTTCAATTTCATATCCTGAGCCGCCTGTCAACTGTGTCATTAAGCTTTCTGGTGTATTAGTTGCTACGATGTTGCCGCGATTGATAATAGCTACGCGGTTACAGGTCATGCTCACTTCTGGCAAAATATGCGTAGACAGAATAATGGTATGAGTCCCAGCGAGGCTTTTAATTAAATTTCGTACCTCGATAATCTGCCGGGGGTCAAGTCCTACAGTGGGTTCATCTAAAATAATTGCTGGTGGATCGTGGACTATGGCTTGAGCGATACCAACTCTTTGGCGATATCCTTTAGAAAGTTTGCGAATAATTACCCGCCGTTTTTCTTGTAAGTTACAGCGGGCGATCGCTGCTTGAACTTTAGCAGAGCGATCGCCTGCGGATACACCTTTAATGCGGGTGACAAAATGCAAAAATCCCTCTACCGTCATTTCTGGATATAACGGCGGTGTTTCTGGTAAATAGCCAATTCGCTGACGCACCGCTAAAGAATTTTCATGGACATCAAAACCAGCAATCTTAGCTGAACCATTTGTCGCTGGTAAATAACCCGCTAAAATCCGCATGGTTGTAGTTTTACCAGCACCATTCGGCCCCAAAAACCCTAAAATTTCCCCTGGTTCAACGTTAAAAGTCACATCAGTAATGGCTGGGGTAGAACCGTATGTTTTACTCAGATGTTCAACTTCAATCATTAATTTGGTAGCGATCGTTGAGATATACAATACCCAACAATCTTAGATCATGACGGGATTGAGGATTGAAGATTTATGATATTTTTTAGTGAAAATACTGAAACAAACGTCAAAAATAATATGTTTTGTGATGAAGATGACTAAGTACCTATGGCGATCGCTCAAACAATCTTTTTTGCGCTTCTGTAGTTAATTAATGTAAACTTTGTGAGTATTAATCTCTTTTCCTTGATTCAGTATTTTTTGCTTTATTTAGGCATTTGGTTATTATTATTTATTCAGAATAATTAATAAGATTAAGTAAGTTTACTAATAGTTTTTCAAATGCCAATTGCTGTAGTAATGTATTCAACGTTGAGATACGAGTTAACACTGGGATTATTCAACTTTAATTAGAGAAAAGTTTCTGATGAAATTAGCTCAAAAGCTTTGTATTGCTACCGCAGCAGTAGCGATCAACTTGAGTATTCTAAAATCTGCCTCAGTCCATGCGGTTACACTCAACTTTGAATGGACTGGTAATGCTGGCTATTCAGCCAAAGGCTCATTTAACTACGATGAAACTCAAGGTTACTCAATTGTTGATGAATCAAAACTGCGATCGCTGACAATTGATTTTTTTGACCCAAGTAACAAGTTGTTAAATAGCTTTGCCCCGATTACAAATGGAAGCATCGCTTATGATTTTTTAGACTTCAGCTACGATACAGCTACGAAGTCTTTATTTGGTTTTTTTGATGTCGGTAAAGATGATGGGCAAAGTACAGATTATTATCTCTTTGAAACTGTGGGTTTAAATTTGAGTTTGAGAAATCCTATTCAAGGAACAATAGACCAAAATAATGGCTTGATAACTGTGAGCGATACAACTCCAGTCCCTGAACCATTGACAATAGGTGGAACAGTAGTTGCTATTGGCATTGGCTATGTAATGAAACGTAAAAAAGCCAAAATTTAAACGAGCGATCGCCAAACCATAAGTAAAAATTAAACAAGGATAATACTGTGAAACGCCAGCTTGCAAAATACTATAAGCTGTTAGTCTTTTTTGTTTGTACGACGTTGTTTGTCTTTTGCACTCAGATAGTTATCGCCCAGAATAACTATAATTTAGCCACTCAAGGAAAGCAAAATGTACAACTAATTGTCAGCAGTGATTTTGTTGTCACGATGGACGAGACACAACCTGTCATTAAAAATGGTGCAGTTGCGATTAAAGACGGCAAAATTGTTGCAATAGACACTCAAGATAAAATTAGAGCTTCTTATAGAGCTAACAGGACACTGCTAGGCGAAGGTATGGTGTTAATGCCTGGTCTTGTCAACGGTCATTCTCACTCGGCAATGGTGTTGTTTCGCGGTCTTGCGGACGATTTAGCATTGGAAGATTGGCTCCAGAATTATATATTTCCCGCAGAAGGAAAATTTGTTGACGAAAATTTTGTCCGTGTTGGTGAACAGCTTGCTTGCTGGGAAATGATTCGTGGTGGCACAACAACGTTTGTTGATATGTACTTTGAGCCAGATATTGCTGCCGAAGTAATTGATGAATGCGGCTTACGCGCCATGATTGCACCTTCGTCAATAGATTTTCCTAGCCCTGGCTTTCAAGGATGGGATGATGCATTTGCTAGTTCAGTGAATTTTCTCAAACGTTGGAAAGGCAAGAGCGATCGCATCATACCAGCACTTGCTCCACACGCTCCTTATACTGTCTCGCCAGAACATCTGACGCAAGCTATTCAAACTGCGCGTCATTACGATGTCCCTCTAACAATTCACTTGGCAGAAACACAAACTGAAGTCAAAGATGTTCAGCAGCGTTATAACGCGACCCCAGTACAACATTTGGAAAATCTTGGCTTTCTAGATCCGCGCGTATTTGCCGCCCATGTTGTCTGGCCTAACGAAAGTGAAATTGCCCTCATGGCAAAACGTGGTGTTGGTGTCATCCACAATCCTGACTCAAATTTAAAATTAGCTTCTGGTTTTGCACCGATTCCAGCAATGCTCAAAGCTGGAATTGATGTTGGTTTAGGGACGGATGGAGCTGCATCTAATAACGTTCTTGATATGTGGAACGCAATTCGTCTTACCGCCTTAATTCATAAAGGCACAACTCTTGACCCTACTGCTGTACCAGCCAAGACAGTTTTGCGTATGGCAACACTTGGCAGCGCCCAAGCACTCGGCTTGGCAGATAAAATTGGCGCGATTAAGACAGGACTCCAAGCAGATCTAATTCAAGTCAAGCTCAAAGAACCACATCTGCTTCCACTTTATGATGTCATGTCGCATCTAGTTTACGCAGCAGATGCCAGCGATGTTGATACTGTAATTGTGAATGGGCAAGTTTTAATGCACCAACGCGAAATGCTTACGGTTGACATTAATAAGATTCGCCGTGAAGTTGTCTCCATTGCCGAAAAAATCAAAGCTGAGTTTAGACCTGCCAACTAATCAGACAAATCCAGGCTGCCCTAAATGCGCTCTAGGGCAGTTGTACATTTGATTTAACCTTGGCGTTAAAAATTCTGAACAAGAATAACGTTACTTTTTTTAATATTTCTATATATTGCTTTAGAATAGTATTAGATAGCAATCTAATTAAGATTGCAAGGAGAACAACAGGTATGCGAAGGCAGGGTGTTTCACTTGCAGAAGCCGCAAAGCGTTTAGGTATAAGTCAGAGTGATTTATATGTAGCCGTGCAGAAAGGACAAATCCCGACTTTTAGAAAAAATGGAAGAACTACAGTTCGTCCAGGGGCATTAGCAGAATATAAAATCAGGTCTAGTTATATCTCTAGTTACCGACTCTAGATTAAGAAATTAACAAAATTGTTGGCTGGCACGGAAGCTAAGATTGAGATGATTAAGAATGGCAATAAGAAATCATTGTTGCCATCTAGCTAAACAGGCTTGACGGTGGACAAAACTGACCCGAAAGTCTGCGTAGCTTTTTTAATAACTTGCGTAAGTCCTGTCAAGAAAAAAATGAGACAGATTTTATCCAAATCAGCGTAGACGCAAAGCGGCTTGCCGTAGGCTACCACAGAGGCGCAGCGAAAAGTTGTCATAGCGTTAGCAAAGCGGGGCGCTTTTAGCGCACAGCGTAAAGCCTTCTCTACGAGAGGCTTCGCTTAGAGCGAGTCTGTGAGCGTCGGAAGGTTTCTAACGCCAGTTCCTACAAGTCGGCGGCACTTCCTACAAGTCGGGGAACCCGCCCAACGGAGTGCCTTGGAAACCCGCCCAACAGACTGGCTCCCCAAGACCGCACTGGCTCCTCCGTAACAAACTTTTCAAGACAAAGAACACAAAAAGAGGACAAATACAGAAGATTTTTGGTTCAGTTTTGGGATATTTTTTTTATTTTGAAGTCTCTAAGTTGATTTTCAAAGTTTACCTCGCTGTAGCGCTGCCTTTTTCTACTATGCAGAGTAACTGACGCTAAAGGCGATACCTACAGTAAGCTACACTAACGGAAAACTAAAATTTTCTATATCATAACTTGTCAATTTTTGTAGTTGTTTTGACGACACTTTAATAAAAGGTAGCATATACTTAGCAGTATAAGCCTCCTATAAAAAACATAGGAGAATTTAAACTTTTAACGAGGTAAATCCTATGCAAAAAGTATGGGAATCAACGGAATTAGAATATGCTTTTCTATTTACCCTCAGAAAAGTAAATTCGATTAATACAGAAGGTTTTAAGGCATTCTTTAACAATTTGCCTGTTGATCCTTATATTAAAGGTAACTATCGTTCTAGACGATTATCTCGGTTTACTGTTTCTGGCGATAATTTGATTAAACTGCCTCATGGCTACCTCTTGCAAAGTAAAGACTATAATCAATTATTAGGAGATATTAAAAGAGAGTTTGCAGAATTAGATGATGCACTTATAGAACTTGATATCTTTAAAAATCTTGTCTTAGCATTTATTGATTCTTGCAAACTTCACCCAGAAGCCGAAATCGGAGTTCATCAAATTAGAACTACCTGTTCACCCGATAATTTGGGAAATCCAGCACCTGAAGGTATTCATAGAGATGGTACTGATTTTATCGGTATATTTTCTGTAACTAGAGAAAATATTCAAGGTGGAGAAACACATTTATATACCGCTAAGAAAGAAAAACCTGTATTTAGCAAAATCCTTCATCCTGGAGAGCTAGTATTAGTCAACGACCATGAATTTTTTCACTTTACTACTCCTATAAAACCGCAAACTGAGGGTCAGGGAATCAGAGATGTATTTGTTTTAACTTCTCCAAGCTTACTGACTGAAGTATAGGTTACGATAAATACTGATAATCTATAAATAAATGGGGAATTAAATGTATCATTTCCCCATTGTTTCACTAAATTATAAAGTGCGCTATCTTCTACAACCAACGTTGTTGTTTAGCATACATAATACTACCAATCACAATTAATGCTATCACACTGATAATAGTAGGATAAGCCCAAGGTTGATCTAATTCGGGCATATATTTAAAATTCATCCCATAGAAGCCAGTAATGAAAGTGATTGGTAAAAATATAGTCGAGAGGATAGTTAGGCGATTAATCAGTTCACTTGTCTTGCTAGCAATATTATCGCGTTGAATTTCCATTAACTCTGACATCCAAGCTCTCAAAGCAAGATATTCTTGCCAGAGATTATCAACGTGATGAACTACTTCTTGATTGAATAATGTCTTAACTGGCTGAGATATCCATTGAAAATCTTCATAATCCATAATTACTAAAAGTGATTTGATGCTTTGAAAATTACGTCGCCCGACACGAGTAGACTGCCTCATCGTAGCAATTTTTTGATATGTTAACTCATCACCAGAATTTCCTAAAACTTCGTCTTCTAAATCATCAAGTTGTCTAGAAATATAGTCAAATACAGTATGGTAACTATTCAAAATATCTTTAAAGACAAGATATAAAATATAGTCAACTCCCCATTTTTGCAAATCTAAATTTCGCTTTTGAAAATTATTAGTTAATAAACTAAATATTCTTAATTCAGTAATTTCAAAAGTGATGATAAAGTTTGTTCCTACTACAATGCTACCACGAGCTACTTCAAACTCGCGATTTTTGATTTGATGCGTCAAAATTTCATAATTGTTAAATAAACAATCTTCTACATCTTCATCGATTCCTACAGAAGAATGGTTGAAAATCATATTGACACGAGATGGATTGAGTCCAAAGTGCTTGATGATTTTAGCTGTTCCAGTGCGATCGCGAAAGTGAATACAACGCAACCATATATTGTGAGAACCATCAATCTTTTTCAGTACTGCATCAACCTCTCTACTAGTGAATAATTCCAGGTGATTATGAGAAAAGGTGAGAAGAATTAGCATAGAACAATCCTATTTGATCTCGCACACCGAGGTTTGGTTTATCACCTTAAATATCGTACCTGTCCTGGTAATTAATTCTGAAGCAGAAGATATCTGGAGTTTTTGATAGCTTTGCCACGTTCAATGACGTGGCAAGCTCAATGTATTTCTTACAGCTTGACTAGGCAGTCTAATTCTTGCTGCATCAGACTAACAACCAGTTGATAACATTCTGCAACATAATGGCGATCGCTAGCTGCTTCTTTACCGTAGCGTTCAAATATAATTGGTGGACAAACCCGCGTGTGTATAGGTACGGGCAATGGAATGTTAGGTAACGGGCCAAGCGCTAACCCCCAAGGTAGCCCTAAGTAAACAGGAAAAACTTCCGGATCAATGCCAAATAACCAAGGCATTCCCCACTCGTGTAATTGCTGCACAATCTTGTAGAAGTCAGCTAACACAAACAGCGTATCGTGAGCGCCAGAAGAAATCACAGGTACAATTGGCACATTTTCTCGTAGCGCCAGCTTGATAAATCCTTGTCGTCCGGCAAAATAGATTTTGTTGCGTAAATAATGCGGTCGGAAGACATCTTCCGCGCCACCTGGATATACCAAAACGCTAGCGCCAGAGCGTAAAGCGGTGTAAGCCATTTTCGGATGAGCCATGATAGCTCCAACCTTAGCACCCACTTGTGCTAGTGGCGGACTCACCTGCCACGCTTTGGGATGCATTAGACCGTAGATGGGTCGCTCAACACCAAATATCCGGAACCAGTCATACATCATCATCACCATATCAGGAGCTGCTAGTCCTCCATTATGGGAGCCAACAAATAAAACTTTTTCCTGGGGTGGGATATGATGCCAGCCACTAGTTTGAACTCGAAAATAGTAGTGATAGAAAAAGCCCACAAGAGGCATTAGGGATTGAATAAACTTTGGATCTCGCTCATCCAAAGACCAGCCAGGTTTTATATTCTGCTTATATTGCTTTTGTAACATCCAGGCATCTTTACAGGATTTTTGACGGTCTACATCTTCTATACTATGTCTCTTACACTACCTAAAATCTCTGAGTTAAACTCCCTTCGGGAGAGGGAACAGGGAACAGATAAATGTCCTAACAATTTTGGCTACTGCTATAAGTAAAAATATAGCAACTCCAGCAGGTTGTG contains the following coding sequences:
- a CDS encoding GldG family protein — its product is MKTIKRKKIWQYLFLFGPFLFVVGLTSGLVSGNWGAISLAFLIAGIVISGLWLLWQSQKSNWWKSRSTQAGTNALVAILAVLVILGLINFLGTRYHLRADLTEAQLFTLAPQSQELVRGLQQPVKIWIFDVNRNSQDQELLENYQRQSSNFRFEYVDPQARPGLAEKFGVKDYGEVYLESGDKRQLVQTVNENERLSEVRLTNRLQQITTSTTAKVYFLQGHGEHPISTGEGGISQATQGLSDKNYTTSPLNLTENPKVPEDAAVVVVAGPKRELFDAEVKALQNYLDGGGNVLLMIDPNTDPKLNNLLQEWGVRLDNRLAVDVSGAGVGLGPAAPIITDYGQHPITKDFGQGISFYRLARPLEITPVAGIEATPLLRTKPYPNSWAESDLQSEKLEFNSDQDLKGPLTLGVALDKKLSAKAQSIPTLTTSPSPSPTSEGQASPTPTTSPLPSPTPEAQTSPTPPTEEKSEQPATEARLVVLGNSDFATNGLFQQQLNGDVFLNSVTWLSQQNQQLLSIRPKEPNNRRINLTNVQASFLTLSSLLFLPLIGLVTAAVIWWRRR
- a CDS encoding ABC transporter permease; the protein is MGIVLSNIIAIYRRELQSYFTSPLAYAIAGVFWFIAGLFFVMILLGPDGILAAVTAIDLQGQQLGVPVPPIDVPYEFIRAFLDRMGWLLLFILPILSMGLYAEERKRGTLELLATSPVTNWAVAVGKLLGVLTFFTTMVLPLLLFEAIAISGSNPPMSPLIPLLGNLGLILLAAAILSLGMFISSLTESTILSAVLTFALVLLLLFVDLIAKSIGGPVGAALSHLSLLKHYNTLIQGIFDTSALILFASYIFLGIFLTAQSIDALRFQRQ
- a CDS encoding ABC transporter ATP-binding protein, with amino-acid sequence MIEVEHLSKTYGSTPAITDVTFNVEPGEILGFLGPNGAGKTTTMRILAGYLPATNGSAKIAGFDVHENSLAVRQRIGYLPETPPLYPEMTVEGFLHFVTRIKGVSAGDRSAKVQAAIARCNLQEKRRVIIRKLSKGYRQRVGIAQAIVHDPPAIILDEPTVGLDPRQIIEVRNLIKSLAGTHTIILSTHILPEVSMTCNRVAIINRGNIVATNTPESLMTQLTGGSGYEIEIAGSANLAKQVLQNVAGVSLVESIPTAGAHSHFTPQDNRAYLRVISQPGREPGQDIAAALVRAEFGLYEMRRVSATLEDVFLQLTREEKQFDPEVDSTANEGEAA
- a CDS encoding PEP-CTERM sorting domain-containing protein, whose protein sequence is MKLAQKLCIATAAVAINLSILKSASVHAVTLNFEWTGNAGYSAKGSFNYDETQGYSIVDESKLRSLTIDFFDPSNKLLNSFAPITNGSIAYDFLDFSYDTATKSLFGFFDVGKDDGQSTDYYLFETVGLNLSLRNPIQGTIDQNNGLITVSDTTPVPEPLTIGGTVVAIGIGYVMKRKKAKI
- a CDS encoding amidohydrolase; the protein is MKRQLAKYYKLLVFFVCTTLFVFCTQIVIAQNNYNLATQGKQNVQLIVSSDFVVTMDETQPVIKNGAVAIKDGKIVAIDTQDKIRASYRANRTLLGEGMVLMPGLVNGHSHSAMVLFRGLADDLALEDWLQNYIFPAEGKFVDENFVRVGEQLACWEMIRGGTTTFVDMYFEPDIAAEVIDECGLRAMIAPSSIDFPSPGFQGWDDAFASSVNFLKRWKGKSDRIIPALAPHAPYTVSPEHLTQAIQTARHYDVPLTIHLAETQTEVKDVQQRYNATPVQHLENLGFLDPRVFAAHVVWPNESEIALMAKRGVGVIHNPDSNLKLASGFAPIPAMLKAGIDVGLGTDGAASNNVLDMWNAIRLTALIHKGTTLDPTAVPAKTVLRMATLGSAQALGLADKIGAIKTGLQADLIQVKLKEPHLLPLYDVMSHLVYAADASDVDTVIVNGQVLMHQREMLTVDINKIRREVVSIAEKIKAEFRPAN
- a CDS encoding helix-turn-helix domain-containing protein — protein: MRRQGVSLAEAAKRLGISQSDLYVAVQKGQIPTFRKNGRTTVRPGALAEYKIRSSYISSYRL
- a CDS encoding 2OG-Fe dioxygenase family protein, with protein sequence MQKVWESTELEYAFLFTLRKVNSINTEGFKAFFNNLPVDPYIKGNYRSRRLSRFTVSGDNLIKLPHGYLLQSKDYNQLLGDIKREFAELDDALIELDIFKNLVLAFIDSCKLHPEAEIGVHQIRTTCSPDNLGNPAPEGIHRDGTDFIGIFSVTRENIQGGETHLYTAKKEKPVFSKILHPGELVLVNDHEFFHFTTPIKPQTEGQGIRDVFVLTSPSLLTEV
- a CDS encoding magnesium transporter CorA family protein yields the protein MLILLTFSHNHLELFTSREVDAVLKKIDGSHNIWLRCIHFRDRTGTAKIIKHFGLNPSRVNMIFNHSSVGIDEDVEDCLFNNYEILTHQIKNREFEVARGSIVVGTNFIITFEITELRIFSLLTNNFQKRNLDLQKWGVDYILYLVFKDILNSYHTVFDYISRQLDDLEDEVLGNSGDELTYQKIATMRQSTRVGRRNFQSIKSLLVIMDYEDFQWISQPVKTLFNQEVVHHVDNLWQEYLALRAWMSELMEIQRDNIASKTSELINRLTILSTIFLPITFITGFYGMNFKYMPELDQPWAYPTIISVIALIVIGSIMYAKQQRWL
- a CDS encoding lysophospholipid acyltransferase family protein; this translates as MLQKQYKQNIKPGWSLDERDPKFIQSLMPLVGFFYHYYFRVQTSGWHHIPPQEKVLFVGSHNGGLAAPDMVMMMYDWFRIFGVERPIYGLMHPKAWQVSPPLAQVGAKVGAIMAHPKMAYTALRSGASVLVYPGGAEDVFRPHYLRNKIYFAGRQGFIKLALRENVPIVPVISSGAHDTLFVLADFYKIVQQLHEWGMPWLFGIDPEVFPVYLGLPWGLALGPLPNIPLPVPIHTRVCPPIIFERYGKEAASDRHYVAECYQLVVSLMQQELDCLVKL